A segment of the Prochlorococcus sp. RS04 genome:
AATTTTGAAAGAAGAATAATACAAATAAAAAATTCTCTTTCTCATTTACCTAATATTGAAGTTATTTCTTATTCTGGTCTAACTGTAGATTGTGCAAATGATCTAAAAGCTAATCTTATTCTTAGAGGCTTAAGAGCAATGAGTGATTTTGAGTATGAACTTCAGATTGCTCATACAAATAAATCTCTTAATAATGATATTGAAACTATATTTTTATCGACAAATACAAATTATAGTTTTCTCAGTAGTTCTTTAGTAAAAGAAGTTGCAAAATTTGGTGGTGAAATTAATCACATGGTACCCCCCTCTGTTGAGAGGGATTTAAAAGAATATTTTAAATAATATTTTTATTAACAAGATTTCAAGTAATAAAGATCACGTAATAATTTAAAAGCTTTTTCTTTATCAATTTTATTAGAATTTTGGATAATGCTTATAATTATTGGCCTTTCATTTTTATATAAAAAGCCAGATAATGCAAAGACATTTGAAAGAGTCCCAGTTTTGCCAAAAAACTTTCCAGATAATTCACTATTTACAAATCTTTTAGCTAATGTTCCTCTTACTCCAGTAATTGAAAGTGTAGATTGATAAGCTTTAAAATCATTAAAATATCTCATTTTATCTAAAAACAATACAACTAACCTTGTTGTAATTTTATTTTTTCGAGACAAGCCACTAGCATCTGCAAAGTATGATTTAGTTGTAGGGAGGCCTTTATTTTCAAGCCATCTTTTCAATTTTATATAGTCATTATCGTTCCATGTATTTGAGGCATTTTTAAAGAGAGATTCAGCTGTAAAATTATGGCTTTCAGAATTTGTTAGAGTTAATAATGAAATAATTGGAGTTGAATATATTTTATTTATCTCTTTAATATTTTTTAAATAAAAAGTTTTTTCTGAATCAAAAATATCTATATAT
Coding sequences within it:
- the coaD gene encoding pantetheine-phosphate adenylyltransferase, giving the protein MKILYPGTFDPLTNGHIDLIERAEKIFGNLVVAVLENTSKTPTFNFERRIIQIKNSLSHLPNIEVISYSGLTVDCANDLKANLILRGLRAMSDFEYELQIAHTNKSLNNDIETIFLSTNTNYSFLSSSLVKEVAKFGGEINHMVPPSVERDLKEYFK